Proteins co-encoded in one Klebsiella michiganensis genomic window:
- the ompR gene encoding osmolarity response regulator (part of two-component system EnvZ/OmpR; regulates transcription of outer membrane porin genes ompC/F; under high osmolarity EnvZ functions as kinase/phosphotransferase and phosphorylates OmpR; the result is increased expression of ompC and repression of ompF; also functions in regulation of other genes; forms dimers upon phosphorylation): MQENYKILVVDDDMRLRALLERYLTEQGFQVRSVANAEQMDRLLTRESFHLMVLDLMLPGEDGLSICRRLRSQSNPMPIIMVTAKGEEVDRIVGLEIGADDYIPKPFNPRELLARIRAVLRRQANELPGAPSQEEAVIAFGKFKLNLGTREMFREDEPMPLTSGEFAVLKALVSHPREPLSRDKLMNLARGREYSAMERSIDVQISRLRRMVEEDPAHPRYIQTVWGLGYVFVPDGAKA; encoded by the coding sequence ATGCAAGAGAACTATAAAATTCTGGTGGTCGATGACGACATGCGTCTGCGCGCGCTGTTAGAGCGTTATCTCACCGAGCAGGGCTTCCAGGTTCGCAGCGTCGCTAACGCCGAACAAATGGATCGCCTGCTGACCCGTGAATCCTTCCACCTGATGGTGCTGGATCTCATGCTGCCGGGCGAGGATGGTCTTTCTATTTGCCGTCGTCTGCGTAGCCAGAGTAACCCTATGCCGATCATCATGGTGACCGCGAAGGGCGAAGAGGTTGACCGTATCGTCGGCCTGGAAATTGGCGCGGATGACTATATTCCTAAGCCGTTTAACCCGCGTGAACTGCTGGCCCGTATTCGTGCGGTCCTGCGTCGCCAGGCTAACGAACTGCCGGGTGCGCCTTCCCAGGAAGAAGCGGTTATCGCTTTCGGTAAGTTCAAGCTGAACCTCGGGACTCGCGAAATGTTCCGCGAAGACGAGCCAATGCCGTTAACCAGCGGCGAGTTTGCCGTGCTGAAAGCTCTGGTAAGCCACCCGCGCGAGCCGCTTTCCCGCGATAAACTGATGAACCTGGCCCGTGGCCGCGAATACTCCGCGATGGAGCGTTCCATTGACGTTCAAATCTCCCGCCTGCGCCGCATGGTGGAAGAGGACCCGGCGCATCCGCGTTATATCCAGACCGTTTGGGGTCTTGGCTACGTCTTTGTCCCGGACGGCGCTAAGGCATGA
- the greB gene encoding transcription elongation factor GreB (necessary for efficient RNA polymerase transcription elongation past template-encoded arresting sites; arresting sites in DNA have the property of trapping a certain fraction of elongating RNA polymerases that pass through, resulting in locked ternary complexes. Cleavage of the nascent transcript by cleavage factors such as GreA or GreB allows the resumption of elongation from the new 3'terminus) has translation MKTPLITREGYEKLKKELDYLWREERPEVTRKVTWAASLGDRSENADYQYNKKRLREIDRRVRYITKSLERLKIVDYSPQQEGKVFFGAWVEIENDDGDLLRFRIVGYDEIFGRKDYISIDSPMARALLKKEVGDLAVVQTPAGEAQWYVNEIEYPKPE, from the coding sequence ATGAAAACGCCGTTAATCACCCGTGAAGGCTATGAAAAGCTCAAAAAAGAGCTGGATTATCTGTGGCGTGAAGAACGCCCTGAAGTGACCAGGAAAGTAACCTGGGCCGCCAGCCTCGGCGATCGCAGCGAAAACGCCGACTATCAGTACAACAAAAAGCGCCTGCGTGAAATTGACCGCCGGGTTCGCTACATCACCAAATCTCTTGAGCGGCTGAAAATCGTCGATTACTCGCCGCAGCAGGAAGGCAAAGTCTTCTTCGGCGCGTGGGTCGAAATCGAAAACGACGACGGCGATCTGCTGCGTTTTCGCATCGTCGGCTACGACGAGATCTTTGGCCGTAAGGATTACATTTCTATTGATTCGCCAATGGCACGAGCGCTGCTTAAAAAAGAAGTGGGCGATTTAGCCGTGGTGCAAACGCCGGCGGGAGAAGCGCAGTGGTACGTCAATGAAATTGAGTACCCTAAACCCGAGTAA
- a CDS encoding transcription accessory protein — translation MMNDSLCRIIAGELQARNEQVEAAVRLLDEGNTVPFIARYRKEVTGGLDDTQLRQLETRLSYLRELEERRQAILKSISEQGKLSDELAGAINGTLSKTELEDLYLPYKPKRRTRGQIAIEAGLEPLADLLWNEPSHDPEQEAARFVDADKGVADTKAALDGARYILMERFAEDAVLLAKVRDYLWKNAHLVSAVVSGKEEEGAKFRDYFTHHEAIATVPSHRALAMFRGRNEGILQLSLNADPQFDEPPRESYCEQLIMNHLDLRLNNAPADSWRKAVVSWTWRIKVLMHLETELMGTVRERAEDEAINVFARNLHDLLMAAPAGLRATMGLDPGLRTGVKVAVVDATGKLVATDTIYPHTGQAAKAAVAVAALCEKHNVELVAIGNGTASRETERFFLDVQKQFPKVTAQKVIVSEAGASVYSASELAALEFPDLDVSIRGAVSIARRLQDPLAELVKIDPKSIGVGQYQHDVSQTQLAKKLDAVVEDCVNAVGVDLNTASVPLLTRVAGLTRMMAQNIVTWRDENGRFQNRQQLLKVSRLGPKAFEQCAGFLRINHGDNPLDASTVHPEAYPVVERILAATQQALQDLMGNSSELRDLKASQFTDERFGVPTVTDIIKELEKPGRDPRPEFKTAQFAEGVETMNDLTPGMVLEGAVTNVTNFGAFVDIGVHQDGLVHISSLSDKFIDDPHKVVKAGDIVKVKVLEVDLQRKRIALTMRLDEQPGEGGSRRGNGSNAPREQKGRPAAQQKPRGRENAGGGNSAMMDALAAAMGKKR, via the coding sequence ATGATGAATGATTCGCTTTGCCGCATTATTGCGGGTGAGCTTCAGGCCAGAAACGAACAGGTAGAAGCTGCCGTTCGCCTGCTGGATGAAGGGAATACCGTGCCGTTTATTGCACGTTATCGTAAGGAAGTCACCGGCGGTCTGGATGACACGCAACTGCGTCAACTGGAGACTCGTCTTAGCTACCTGCGCGAACTGGAAGAGCGCCGTCAGGCCATCCTCAAGTCTATTTCAGAGCAGGGTAAACTGAGCGACGAGCTTGCCGGTGCCATCAACGGCACGCTGAGCAAAACCGAACTCGAAGACCTTTACCTGCCGTATAAACCCAAGCGCCGTACCCGCGGGCAAATCGCCATCGAAGCCGGCCTTGAGCCGCTGGCGGATTTGCTCTGGAACGAGCCCTCCCACGATCCGGAGCAGGAAGCCGCCCGCTTTGTGGATGCCGACAAAGGCGTCGCCGACACCAAAGCCGCGCTGGATGGGGCGCGCTATATCCTGATGGAGCGCTTCGCCGAAGATGCCGTGCTGCTGGCGAAAGTTCGCGACTATTTGTGGAAAAATGCGCATCTGGTTTCTGCCGTTGTGAGTGGCAAAGAGGAAGAGGGCGCGAAATTCCGCGACTACTTCACTCACCACGAAGCCATTGCCACCGTCCCTTCCCACCGTGCGCTGGCGATGTTCCGCGGGCGCAACGAAGGTATTTTACAGCTGTCGCTGAATGCCGATCCGCAGTTTGATGAGCCGCCGCGTGAGAGCTACTGCGAACAGTTGATCATGAATCACCTGGATTTGCGGCTGAACAATGCCCCTGCCGATAGCTGGCGCAAGGCCGTGGTGAGCTGGACCTGGCGCATTAAGGTGTTAATGCACCTTGAAACCGAACTGATGGGCACCGTGCGTGAACGCGCCGAAGACGAAGCTATTAACGTTTTCGCCCGCAACCTTCACGATCTGCTGATGGCGGCCCCGGCTGGCCTGCGCGCCACTATGGGCCTCGATCCAGGCCTGCGTACCGGCGTAAAAGTCGCGGTGGTGGACGCCACCGGCAAGCTGGTTGCCACCGATACCATTTACCCGCATACCGGCCAGGCAGCAAAAGCCGCCGTGGCCGTCGCTGCCCTTTGTGAGAAACACAACGTCGAGCTGGTCGCCATCGGCAACGGTACAGCATCCCGTGAAACCGAGCGCTTCTTCCTGGATGTGCAAAAACAGTTCCCGAAAGTCACCGCCCAGAAAGTTATCGTCAGCGAGGCGGGCGCTTCCGTTTACTCTGCATCTGAGCTGGCAGCGCTGGAATTCCCGGATTTGGATGTTTCCATCCGTGGCGCGGTCTCCATTGCCCGCCGTCTACAGGACCCGCTGGCGGAGCTGGTGAAAATCGATCCGAAATCTATCGGCGTGGGCCAGTATCAGCACGATGTCAGCCAGACTCAGCTGGCGAAAAAACTGGATGCGGTAGTCGAAGACTGCGTGAACGCCGTTGGCGTGGATCTGAACACGGCTTCAGTGCCGCTGCTCACCCGAGTGGCAGGCCTGACCCGCATGATGGCACAAAACATCGTCACCTGGCGTGACGAAAATGGCCGCTTCCAGAACCGCCAGCAGTTGCTGAAAGTTAGCCGCCTGGGGCCAAAAGCTTTTGAGCAGTGCGCGGGCTTCCTGCGTATTAACCACGGCGATAACCCGCTGGATGCCTCTACCGTTCACCCGGAAGCTTATCCGGTGGTCGAGCGTATTCTGGCCGCCACTCAGCAAGCGCTGCAGGATCTGATGGGCAACAGCAGCGAACTGCGCGATCTGAAAGCCAGCCAGTTTACCGATGAGCGTTTCGGCGTCCCTACCGTGACGGACATTATCAAAGAGCTGGAAAAACCGGGCCGCGATCCACGTCCTGAGTTTAAAACTGCGCAGTTTGCCGAAGGTGTTGAAACCATGAACGACCTGACGCCGGGCATGGTACTGGAAGGCGCGGTAACCAACGTCACTAACTTTGGCGCATTTGTCGATATCGGCGTGCATCAGGATGGCCTGGTACACATCTCGTCCCTGTCGGACAAGTTCATCGACGACCCTCACAAAGTGGTGAAAGCCGGCGATATCGTGAAGGTCAAAGTCCTGGAAGTTGACCTGCAGCGGAAACGCATCGCCTTAACCATGCGTCTTGACGAGCAGCCTGGCGAAGGTGGCAGCCGCCGTGGAAATGGCAGCAATGCACCACGCGAGCAAAAAGGCAGGCCAGCCGCGCAGCAAAAACCGCGCGGGCGCGAGAACGCCGGCGGTGGGAACAGCGCGATGATGGATGCACTGGCAGCCGCAATGGGCAAAAAGCGTTAA
- the feoA gene encoding ferrous iron transporter A has protein sequence MQFIPNSAWKITGFASEISPAYRQKLLSLGMLPGSSFNVVRVAPLGDPIHIETRRVSLVLRKKDLALVNIEAVA, from the coding sequence ATGCAATTCATACCGAATAGCGCGTGGAAAATTACCGGCTTCGCCAGTGAAATCAGTCCGGCTTACCGCCAAAAATTATTGTCTCTCGGCATGTTGCCAGGTTCCTCATTCAACGTCGTCCGCGTGGCGCCTCTGGGCGATCCTATTCATATCGAAACACGCCGCGTAAGCCTGGTGCTGCGCAAGAAAGATCTCGCGCTGGTAAATATCGAAGCCGTTGCGTAA
- the feoB gene encoding ferrous iron transporter B (cytoplasmic membrane ferrous uptake system permease; mutations disrupt the ability of Escherichia coli to take up ferrous iron; GTP-binding protein which requires GTP for efficient iron(II) uptake) gives MKNLTIGLIGNPNSGKTTLFNQLTGARQRVGNWAGVTVERKEGQFSTLEHQVTLVDLPGTYSLTTISSQTSLDEQIACHYILSGDADLLINVVDASNLERNLYLTLQLLELGIPCVVALNMLDIAEKQAIRIDIDALAARLGCPVVPLVSTRGRGIESLKLAIDRKQPTEKNELVHYPQVLLQEAKNLAEDMPPEMPVTQRNWLALQMLEGDIYSLAYAGNATDKLDAARTRLAEAVDDPALLIADARYQSIASICDAVSNSLTAEPNRLTVAMDKIILNRYLGLPIFMLVMYLMFLLAINIGGALQPIFDGGSVAIFIHGIQWLGYTLHFPEWLTIFLAQGIGGGINTVLPLVPQIGMMYLFLSFLEDSGYMARAAFVMDRLMQSLGLPGKSFVPLIVGFGCNVPSVMGARTLDAPRERLMTIMMAPFMSCGARLAIFAVFAAAFFGQQGALVVFSLYILGIVMAILTGLMLKHTIMRGEASPFVMELPVYHVPHLKSLILQTWQRLKGFVLRAGKVIVIVSIFIGALNSFSFSGKPVDSINDSALASVSRVLTPLLKPIGVHDDNWQATVGLFTGAMAKEVVVGTLNTLYTAEDIHNEEFDAASFNLLGELGDAADETWQGLKNTFSLSVLANPIEASKGDGEMSSGPMGVMSTKFGSEAAAYSYLIFVLLYIPCISVMGAIARESSRGWMTFSVLWGLNIAYSLSTLYYQSVTFSEHPQFSLVCILAVVLFNVLLLGGLRRARSRVDVSLLATRKTPSSCCQSSAGDCH, from the coding sequence ATGAAAAACTTAACCATAGGTTTAATCGGCAACCCTAACTCGGGTAAAACCACGTTATTTAATCAGCTGACGGGTGCTCGTCAACGCGTGGGGAACTGGGCAGGCGTCACCGTAGAACGCAAAGAAGGTCAGTTTTCCACTCTTGAGCACCAGGTGACGCTGGTTGATTTACCCGGCACCTACTCACTCACCACCATTTCGTCGCAAACTTCGCTTGATGAGCAAATCGCCTGTCACTACATCCTGAGCGGCGATGCCGATTTGTTAATCAACGTCGTGGATGCTTCTAACCTTGAGCGTAACCTCTATCTGACGCTACAGCTGCTTGAGCTGGGCATCCCGTGCGTAGTGGCTCTGAACATGCTGGACATCGCTGAGAAGCAGGCCATCCGCATTGACATCGACGCGCTGGCCGCCCGCCTTGGCTGCCCTGTCGTGCCGCTGGTGTCTACTCGTGGACGCGGTATTGAAAGCCTGAAGCTCGCCATTGACCGCAAGCAGCCCACCGAGAAAAACGAGCTGGTGCACTACCCGCAGGTTTTACTGCAAGAGGCAAAAAACCTGGCCGAGGATATGCCGCCGGAAATGCCGGTGACACAGCGTAATTGGCTGGCGCTGCAGATGCTGGAAGGAGATATCTACAGCCTCGCTTATGCCGGCAATGCCACAGATAAACTTGACGCGGCCCGCACTCGCCTGGCGGAGGCCGTTGACGACCCCGCCCTGCTGATTGCAGATGCCCGTTATCAAAGCATCGCTTCCATTTGCGACGCGGTCAGCAATAGCCTGACGGCCGAGCCAAACCGACTGACAGTAGCGATGGATAAAATCATCCTCAATCGTTATCTCGGCCTGCCGATCTTCATGCTGGTGATGTACCTGATGTTCCTGTTGGCGATTAACATTGGCGGCGCGCTGCAGCCTATTTTTGATGGCGGTTCGGTGGCGATATTCATTCACGGCATCCAGTGGCTCGGTTATACGCTGCACTTCCCGGAATGGCTGACGATTTTCCTGGCTCAGGGCATCGGCGGCGGGATCAACACCGTGCTGCCGCTGGTGCCGCAAATCGGCATGATGTACCTGTTCCTGTCGTTCCTGGAAGACTCAGGCTATATGGCTCGCGCGGCCTTTGTGATGGATCGCCTGATGCAGTCGCTGGGGCTGCCCGGTAAATCATTCGTACCGCTGATTGTCGGCTTCGGCTGCAACGTGCCTTCGGTCATGGGCGCCCGAACCCTTGATGCCCCGCGAGAAAGGCTGATGACCATCATGATGGCGCCATTTATGTCCTGCGGCGCACGCCTGGCGATTTTCGCGGTGTTTGCCGCCGCATTCTTCGGCCAGCAGGGCGCGCTGGTGGTGTTCTCGCTTTATATTCTCGGCATCGTGATGGCTATTCTTACCGGTTTGATGCTGAAGCACACTATCATGCGCGGCGAAGCCTCGCCGTTCGTAATGGAGCTGCCGGTTTATCACGTCCCTCACCTTAAGAGCCTGATCCTGCAAACCTGGCAGCGTCTGAAAGGCTTTGTGCTTCGCGCCGGTAAGGTCATCGTGATCGTCAGTATTTTCATCGGCGCCCTGAACAGCTTCTCCTTTAGCGGCAAGCCGGTAGATAGTATTAACGATTCCGCCCTTGCCTCCGTCAGCCGCGTGTTAACCCCTCTGCTTAAGCCGATTGGCGTCCACGACGACAACTGGCAGGCCACAGTCGGGCTATTTACCGGCGCGATGGCCAAAGAAGTGGTCGTCGGCACGCTGAATACCCTCTATACCGCCGAAGATATCCATAACGAAGAGTTTGATGCCGCCAGCTTCAACCTGCTTGGTGAGCTGGGCGATGCCGCCGATGAAACCTGGCAGGGGCTAAAAAACACCTTCAGCCTGAGTGTCCTGGCGAACCCCATTGAGGCCAGCAAAGGCGACGGAGAAATGTCCTCAGGGCCTATGGGCGTGATGAGCACAAAATTCGGCAGCGAAGCCGCCGCCTACAGCTATCTGATTTTCGTTCTTCTCTATATTCCGTGCATCTCGGTGATGGGGGCCATCGCCCGTGAATCGAGCCGGGGCTGGATGACATTTTCCGTGCTTTGGGGGCTGAACATCGCCTATTCGCTCTCTACGCTTTACTACCAAAGCGTCACCTTTAGCGAGCATCCTCAGTTCAGCCTGGTCTGCATTCTGGCGGTGGTGTTGTTCAACGTACTGCTGCTGGGCGGCCTGCGCCGGGCAAGAAGCCGCGTGGATGTATCGCTGCTGGCCACCAGAAAAACGCCGTCGTCCTGCTGCCAGAGCAGCGCCGGCGACTGCCACTAG
- a CDS encoding ferrous iron transporter C (regulatory protein that controls transcription of feoABC genes), producing MASLIDIRNALALQGRLEAKQISQQLATPLPLVDAMLDRMEAMGKAIRISEDPSSCLTGSCKSCPEGKRCSRELWALR from the coding sequence ATGGCAAGCCTGATTGATATCCGTAACGCCCTGGCGCTCCAGGGCCGCCTCGAAGCGAAGCAGATCAGCCAGCAGCTTGCCACGCCTCTGCCGCTGGTCGACGCCATGCTTGACCGCATGGAAGCCATGGGCAAAGCCATACGCATCAGCGAAGACCCGAGCAGCTGCCTGACGGGAAGCTGCAAAAGTTGCCCGGAAGGAAAACGCTGTTCCCGAGAGCTGTGGGCACTGCGTTAA
- a CDS encoding carboxylesterase (Shows carboxylesterase activity with a preference for short chain fatty acid esters; involved in pimeloyl-CoA synthesis) codes for MSELWWQTKGEGKNDLVLLHGWGLNAEVWHNIESELGSQFRLHLVDLPGYGRSKGFGALTLEQMADIVLAKAPERALWLGWSLGGLVASQIALAWPERVKALVTVASSPCFTATENWPGIKPDVLAGFQQQLSEDFQRTVERFLALQTMGTETARQDARLLKSVVLEQPMPDVAVLNGGLEILRTADLRTSLAASAVPHLRLYGRLDGLVPRKVVPLLDALWPQSSSVIFDKAAHAPFISHPAEFCKALLAWEQQLR; via the coding sequence ATGAGTGAGCTGTGGTGGCAAACAAAAGGTGAAGGAAAGAACGATCTTGTGCTGCTGCACGGATGGGGGCTGAATGCGGAAGTCTGGCACAACATAGAATCAGAACTCGGCTCGCAATTTCGGCTTCATCTGGTCGACCTGCCGGGGTATGGCCGGAGTAAGGGGTTTGGTGCACTGACGCTGGAGCAAATGGCCGACATTGTGCTGGCGAAAGCTCCCGAGCGCGCCCTCTGGCTTGGCTGGAGCCTCGGCGGGCTGGTGGCAAGTCAGATAGCGCTCGCCTGGCCTGAGCGTGTTAAGGCGCTGGTGACGGTGGCTTCCTCACCCTGTTTTACCGCCACAGAAAACTGGCCGGGCATTAAACCGGACGTGCTGGCCGGGTTCCAGCAGCAGCTAAGCGAAGACTTTCAGCGTACCGTAGAGCGCTTTCTGGCGCTGCAAACCATGGGGACGGAAACGGCGCGGCAGGATGCTCGCCTGCTGAAATCCGTTGTGCTGGAGCAACCGATGCCGGACGTTGCCGTGCTTAATGGAGGGCTTGAGATCCTGAGAACCGCCGATCTGCGCACGAGTCTTGCGGCATCTGCAGTACCACATTTACGTCTGTATGGCCGACTGGATGGCCTGGTGCCACGCAAAGTGGTTCCCCTGTTGGACGCCCTGTGGCCGCAGTCCAGCTCGGTTATCTTCGACAAGGCCGCCCACGCGCCGTTTATCTCTCATCCGGCTGAATTCTGCAAGGCTCTGCTGGCGTGGGAGCAACAACTTCGTTAG
- a CDS encoding Fe/S biogenesis protein NfuA (cytoplasmic protein that may be involved in the utilization of double-stranded DNA as a carbon source) gives MIRISDAAQSHFAKLLANQEEGTQIRVFVINPGTPNAECGVSYCPPDAVEATDTALPFEQLTAYVDELSAPYLEDAEIDFVTDQLGSQLTLKAPNAKMRKVSDDAPLMERVEYMLQATVNPQLAGHGGRVTLMEITDEGFAVLQFGGGCNGCSMVDVTLKEGIEKQLLAEFPELKGVRDLTEHQRGEHSYY, from the coding sequence ATGATCCGTATTTCCGATGCTGCACAATCCCACTTTGCCAAGCTGCTGGCAAATCAGGAAGAAGGGACGCAAATCCGCGTATTCGTAATCAATCCTGGCACCCCGAATGCGGAGTGTGGTGTGTCTTATTGTCCGCCGGATGCGGTTGAAGCGACCGACACGGCGCTGCCGTTCGAGCAGTTAACGGCTTATGTTGATGAGCTGAGCGCACCTTATCTGGAAGATGCCGAAATCGACTTCGTCACCGACCAGTTGGGCTCCCAGCTGACGCTGAAAGCCCCTAACGCAAAAATGCGCAAGGTTTCTGACGACGCACCGCTGATGGAGCGCGTTGAGTATATGCTGCAGGCAACCGTTAACCCACAGCTGGCGGGCCACGGTGGTCGCGTCACGCTGATGGAAATTACCGACGAAGGCTTCGCCGTCCTACAGTTTGGCGGCGGCTGTAACGGTTGTTCTATGGTGGATGTGACGCTGAAAGAAGGGATCGAGAAACAGCTTCTGGCTGAGTTCCCTGAGCTGAAAGGCGTGCGTGACCTGACCGAGCACCAGCGCGGTGAGCACTCTTACTACTAA
- the malQ gene encoding 4-alpha-glucanotransferase (amylomaltase; acts to release glucose from maltodextrins), producing MESKRLDSAALAAGIGPNYINAHGKPQAIPAETKQRLLEAMNRTAVPKESADPVPAVLVFTAGQRMQLTLDGEGEFSWVLTTEAGDTHHGQVSGGKKLSLPTKLPEGYHSLVVSRQKQSWTSRIIIAPPRCYEPDALLQGKKLWGACVQLYTLRSEANWGIGDFGDLKRMLGDVAKRGGAFIGLNPIHSLYPANPESASPYSPSSRRWLNVIYIDVNAVEDFQNSKAAQAWWKKSTVQKQLQNARDAEWVDYSAVTALKVAGLRLAWQQFSLRKVSDEQVVAFDRFVAEGGEGLFYQAAYDALHASQVDEDPMRWGWPVWPEGYRDAHSPEVKQFCEQHREEVNFWLWLQYLAWRQFKACWDASQHDGMPIGLYRDLAVGVAEGGSETWCDRELYCLKASVGAPPDILGPLGQNWGLPPMDPHVMVARGYQPFIELLRANMTHCGALRIDHVMSMLRLWWIPYGETADKGAYVQYPVDDLLSILALESQRHRCMVIGEDLGTVPVEIVGKLRDSGVYSYKVLYFEHDGEKQFRAPATWPTQSMAVATTHDLPTLRGYWNSGDLTLGKALGLYPDEEVLAGLYEDRERAKQGLLDGLHKYGCLPKRAGHKAALMTMTDTLNRGMQRYIADSHSALLGLQPEDWLDMAEPVNIPGTSDQYKNWRRKLTHSLEAMFADERVNKLLKDLDKRRKKM from the coding sequence ATGGAGAGTAAACGTCTTGATAGCGCCGCTCTGGCGGCGGGGATCGGCCCGAACTACATCAACGCCCACGGCAAACCGCAGGCTATTCCTGCGGAGACAAAACAGCGTCTGCTCGAGGCCATGAACCGCACCGCCGTGCCAAAGGAGTCGGCTGATCCTGTACCTGCGGTTCTGGTTTTCACCGCCGGGCAGCGGATGCAGTTGACGCTTGATGGTGAGGGTGAATTTAGCTGGGTGCTGACGACTGAAGCAGGCGATACCCACCACGGGCAAGTCTCCGGCGGCAAGAAATTATCGCTGCCGACGAAGTTACCGGAGGGCTATCACTCGCTGGTGGTAAGCCGGCAAAAGCAGAGCTGGACGAGCCGGATTATCATCGCCCCACCGCGTTGCTATGAGCCGGACGCCTTACTGCAGGGTAAAAAACTGTGGGGCGCGTGTGTACAGCTTTACACGCTGCGCTCGGAGGCTAACTGGGGCATTGGCGACTTTGGCGACCTGAAGCGGATGCTGGGGGATGTGGCGAAGCGGGGCGGGGCGTTTATCGGCCTCAACCCGATTCATTCGCTCTATCCGGCTAACCCGGAAAGCGCCAGCCCGTACAGCCCTTCGTCACGCCGCTGGTTGAATGTCATCTATATCGATGTCAACGCGGTGGAAGATTTCCAAAACAGCAAAGCGGCGCAGGCGTGGTGGAAAAAATCTACCGTGCAGAAACAGCTTCAGAACGCGAGAGATGCCGAGTGGGTGGATTATTCCGCCGTTACGGCTCTTAAAGTTGCGGGGCTGCGTTTAGCCTGGCAGCAGTTCTCACTGCGTAAAGTCAGCGATGAACAGGTTGTCGCCTTTGACCGGTTCGTTGCGGAGGGCGGGGAGGGGCTGTTCTACCAGGCCGCCTATGATGCGCTTCATGCCAGCCAGGTTGACGAAGATCCTATGCGCTGGGGCTGGCCGGTATGGCCGGAAGGCTATCGCGACGCCCATAGCCCGGAAGTGAAGCAGTTCTGCGAGCAACACCGCGAGGAGGTTAACTTCTGGCTTTGGCTGCAGTATCTCGCCTGGCGTCAGTTTAAGGCCTGCTGGGATGCCAGCCAGCATGACGGTATGCCGATTGGCCTTTATCGCGACCTGGCGGTGGGGGTGGCGGAGGGCGGATCCGAGACCTGGTGTGACCGTGAGCTTTATTGCCTGAAAGCCTCCGTTGGCGCGCCGCCGGATATTCTCGGCCCATTAGGCCAAAACTGGGGGCTGCCGCCGATGGATCCCCACGTCATGGTCGCTCGCGGCTATCAGCCGTTTATTGAGCTACTGCGTGCGAATATGACCCACTGCGGCGCCCTGCGTATCGACCATGTTATGTCGATGCTGCGGCTGTGGTGGATCCCTTATGGCGAGACGGCGGATAAGGGTGCCTATGTGCAGTACCCGGTGGACGATCTGCTTTCGATTCTGGCTCTGGAAAGCCAGCGTCACCGCTGCATGGTGATTGGTGAGGATCTGGGCACAGTGCCGGTTGAAATTGTCGGCAAGCTTCGCGACAGCGGCGTTTACTCTTACAAAGTGCTGTACTTCGAGCACGACGGTGAGAAGCAATTCAGGGCCCCGGCCACATGGCCAACGCAGTCGATGGCGGTCGCCACAACGCACGACCTGCCCACGCTGCGCGGTTACTGGAACAGCGGCGATTTAACGCTGGGCAAAGCGCTGGGACTTTATCCTGACGAAGAGGTGCTGGCGGGGCTGTATGAAGACCGTGAGAGGGCTAAACAGGGATTGCTGGACGGGCTGCATAAGTATGGCTGCTTGCCGAAGCGGGCGGGGCATAAGGCAGCGTTAATGACGATGACCGACACGCTCAACCGTGGAATGCAGCGTTATATCGCCGACAGCCATAGCGCGCTGCTCGGGCTGCAGCCGGAGGACTGGCTGGATATGGCCGAGCCGGTGAATATTCCGGGCACCAGCGATCAGTATAAAAACTGGCGCCGGAAGCTAACGCACTCGCTGGAAGCGATGTTTGCTGACGAACGCGTGAACAAGCTGCTGAAGGATTTGGATAAGCGGCGTAAGAAGATGTGA